GTCGTCCGCGCCCAGCGCCTGGCCGGGCCGCGCCTGGCGACGTCGTACGGCACGCGGGGCGTGCTCAACCTGCGGCTGCGCTCCTGGGGGGTGCCTGCCGCGCTGCGCCGGTCCGCGGTCGCCGCGCAGGTGCCGGAGACCCAGTCCGGCATCCAGGTCGTCGACCATCGGTTCGTCCGGGCCGCCCACGCGCGCGACCTGCAGGTGCACGTGTGGACGATCAACGAGGCGGAGCGGATGCACCGGCTCCTGGACCTCGGAGTCGATGGCATCATGACCGATCACATCGACACGTTGCGCAAGGTCATGGAGGACCGGGGCGTCTGGGTGTGACGCCCGGGGCCGCGCCCCGCGCACGGCAGGTCGGAACGAGGCGAGGGGCAGGGGTGGGCACCGAGACCGTGCGGACAGCGGCGGCCGACGACGCGGCCGGACGGCGGCGCGAGCAGCGCGGCTGGTACTTCTACGACTGGGCGTGCTCCGTCTATTCGACGAGCGTGCTCACCGTCTTCCTGGGCCCCTACCTGACATCGGTGGCCGAGGCGGCGGCGGACGCGGACGGCTTCGTCCACCCACTGGGGATCCCGGTCCGCGCCGGGTCCTTCTTCGCCTACTCGGTGTCCCTGTCGGTGATCGTGGCCGTGCTGGTGATGCCCCTGGTGGGCGCCGCCGCCGACCGCACCGGCCGCAAGAAGCCGCTCCTGGGCGCCGCCGCCTACCTCGGCGCCGCGGCCACGGCGGGCATGTTCCTACTGGACGGCGACCGCTATCTGCTCGGCGGCGTCCTGCTGGTCGTCGCGAACGCCGCGCAGTCGGTGGCGATGATGCTCTACAACTCCTACCTGCCGCAGATCGCCCCGCCCGAGGAACGCGACGCGGTCTCCTCCCGCGGCTGGGCCTTCGGCTACGCGGCAGGGGCCCTGGTCCTGGTGGCCAACCTGGTCCTCTACCTCGCCCACGACACCTTCGGCGTCTCGGAGAGCATGGCCGTGCGCATCTGCCTGGCCTCGGCGGGTCTGTGGTGGGGCGCGTTCGCGCTGATCCCGCTGCGGCGCCTGCGCGACCGCCGCTCCCCCGCGCGCGAGACGACGGTCACCGGCTGGCGGCAGCTCGCGGCGACGATCCGCGACATGCGCCGCCATCCGCTGACGCTGTCCTTCCTGCTGGCGTATCTCGTCTACAACGACGGCATCCAGACGGTGATCACCCAGGCGTCCGTCTACGGCTCGAAGGAGCTGGGCCTCGGCCAGTCGACGCTCATCGGGGCGGTCCTGCTCGTCCAGGTCCTCGCGGTGTTCGGGGCGCTGGGGCTGGGGCGGCTGGCCCGGCGGTACGGCGCGAAGCGCGCCATCCTGGGCTCGCTGATCGCCTGGACGGTCATCCTGGCCGCCGGGTACTTCCTGCCCGCCGGGGCACCGGTGTGGTTCTTCGTGCTGGCGGCCGGGATCGGCCTCGTCCTCGGCGGCAGTCAGGCCCTGTCCCGTTCGCTCTTCTCCCACCTGGTCCCGCCCGGCAAGGAGGCCGAGTACTTCTCGGCGTACGAGCTGAGCGACCGCGGGATGAGCTGGCTGGGGCCGCTGCTGTTCGGGCTCACCTACCAGCTGACCGGGAGCTACCGGGACGCGATCATCTCGCTGGTGGCGTTCTTCGTGCTCGGGTTCGTGCTGCTGGCGCGGGTGCCGGTGCGGCGTGCCGTCGCGGAGGCGGGGAACCCGGTCCCGGAACCGATTTAGCGCTCACGGCGAAAGGGCTGTAGTGTACGCGTTTGGCCTGCCAGGCGTACCGTTACTGCGCGTCAAAGATGCCGAAACGCTGGGTGACATCTGCTGCCAGATGTGACAAACCGGGCGCTGGTGGGTACAACATGGGCGGCTACGACGGCGACGCATGACCCGGAACGGGACTCCGAACGGGAATCTTTACCGCCGACCGGACGTTGACCGGATGACGACGACAGCGACACCTGTCCTGTGGGCGACAAGCCCGGGAGGCACGATTCATGAGTGAGCGAGCTCTTCGCGGCACGCGCCTCGTGGTGACCAGCTACGAGACGGACCGCGGCATCGACCTGGCCCCGCGCCAGGCCGTGGAGTACGCATGCGAGAAGGGGCACCGGTTCGAGATGCCCTTCTCGGTCGAGGCGGAGATCCCGCCGGAGTGGGAGTGCAAGGTCTGCGGGGCCTTGGCACTCCTGGTGGATGGCGACGGCCCGGAGGAGAAGAAGGCCAAGCCGGCGCGTACGCATTGGGACATGCTGATGGAACGGCGCACCCGTGAGGAGCTCGAAGAGGTCCTCGAGGAGCGTCTGGCCGTTCTGCG
This region of Streptomyces chromofuscus genomic DNA includes:
- a CDS encoding MFS transporter, with protein sequence MGTETVRTAAADDAAGRRREQRGWYFYDWACSVYSTSVLTVFLGPYLTSVAEAAADADGFVHPLGIPVRAGSFFAYSVSLSVIVAVLVMPLVGAAADRTGRKKPLLGAAAYLGAAATAGMFLLDGDRYLLGGVLLVVANAAQSVAMMLYNSYLPQIAPPEERDAVSSRGWAFGYAAGALVLVANLVLYLAHDTFGVSESMAVRICLASAGLWWGAFALIPLRRLRDRRSPARETTVTGWRQLAATIRDMRRHPLTLSFLLAYLVYNDGIQTVITQASVYGSKELGLGQSTLIGAVLLVQVLAVFGALGLGRLARRYGAKRAILGSLIAWTVILAAGYFLPAGAPVWFFVLAAGIGLVLGGSQALSRSLFSHLVPPGKEAEYFSAYELSDRGMSWLGPLLFGLTYQLTGSYRDAIISLVAFFVLGFVLLARVPVRRAVAEAGNPVPEPI
- a CDS encoding RNA polymerase-binding protein RbpA, with amino-acid sequence MSERALRGTRLVVTSYETDRGIDLAPRQAVEYACEKGHRFEMPFSVEAEIPPEWECKVCGALALLVDGDGPEEKKAKPARTHWDMLMERRTREELEEVLEERLAVLRSGAMNIAVHPRDSRKSA